ATAGTTCGCGGCGGCGAGCGCGTCGCCGGATTCCAGCGCTTTTCGCGCGGATGCGAGCGCTTGTTCGAACGCCTTGTCCATTGACTGCGCGGCTTCGGAAGATACGGCCTGGCAAATCATCGTCGGGGCGACGTGTCCGTCCTTGGTGATTCCAAGGCACCACGCGGCGGCCTTCTTGTCGCGGCTGGCCGAGAAGAGTTGTTTGAGATCGCGCGGGAAGCACACGCCGGTGGTTTCAAGCGCATGGCCGGTGAGCGTATTGAGGCAGCGGCCGGTGGCTACTTCCCAAAGGCGGACGGTCTTGTCGAGTCCGCACGATGCGGCAAAGTGACCGTCGTGACTAATGGCAACATCGCGAACGGGGGCCTGGTGGCCTTGGAACACGGCGATGAGCTTTCCGGATCCCGGGTGCCAAACGCGCAGCGCCCGGTCCTCGCCGGCGGAAATTGCGAGGCGCGTATCGTCGGTCATTTGAATCGAATGCACGGGGCCTTCGTGCCCTTGGATGGCGTGGGTGCAGCGGCGGGCGCGCACGTCCCACACCTTCACGGTCCCGTCCTGCCCGGCCGACACCGCGGCGAGCGCGGGCGGGTCCATGGCAACGGAGAGCACGCCGCCGTGGTGGCCTTCGATCACCTGATCGCAGCGGCGCTCGCGCACGTCCCATACGCGCAGGGTGCCGTCGAGACTCGCGGAAAGGGCGAGGTGCCCGTCCTCGCTGAAGGCGACGTCCTGCACGGCGGCGGTATGGCCTTCGAGCGTGCGCAGACACGACCCGTTGCTTGCGTTCCACAGTTTGATGGTGCGGTCTTCCGAACTCGACATGACGATCTGCGCGTCGAACGTAAAATGGACGGACGTAATCGAATTGGTATGTCCTTCGAACGCGCGTACGCAGACGCCTGTGGCGCGGTCCCACATACGAATCGTATTGTCTTCGCTTCCGGTAAGTATGAATTTTCCATCGCGGCTGCACGCGATCGCCGTGAGCGCGTCCTGATGCGCTTCGTAGTTCAGTTCCATGCGGCGCGTGGCCTGCATGTTCAGCTCGGAAGTGCGCAGTGCGTCCTGAATATCGCGGCGTTCGGGCATGGCCTGTGCGAGTTCGCGAAGCAGGCGCGCGGCCTGGCGAAATTCGCTCTGCTCCATGTATACCTGCGCGAGCAGCCACATGGGCATGCGTTCCTTCGGGTGAAATTTCGCAATGTCGTTCAACCGCGCGAGCAGCACGTCGTCCGAGAGGCGTCCGGTGCGCCAGCGGTGGAGTCCCCAATTATACGTCGTCTCCGGGTGTTGCGGGTCGGTCTTGAGCGCGGTCGCCCAGGTTTGTTCGGCGTGTTGACCGCGGCCAAGGTCGAGCAAAGACAGCGCGCGGTTGTTCAGACTGTTCGCGAGCGCTTCGGTGGCGCGCGGCTGCGTGCGCTGATACGGCTGGCCCGTCACCACTTTATACGCTTCGGCGGTGTAGCCCGCGATTTCGTTCATCGATTCGGGGCGCTTGTCCTGATCGACGTCGAGGCAGCGTTTCATTACTTCCGCGAGCGGGGCGGGAATCGGCAGCATGCGTGGATTGTTCACGGACTGTTCGAGAAACTTGGCGAGGATGGCCGGGCCTTCGGTGCCGCGATACCAGACGACCTTGACGGTGAAGGCCTCGAGCATGGACATCGCCCAGCTCCACATGTCCGTCTTCTTCGAGAGCTTTTCCCGGTTGGCCTGTTCGGGGGAGCAGTAAAAGCGCGTCATGCCGACGTTCGTCACATCGCCGGACACGTTCGCGACGTCGGCCTCGGGATCGACGAGGGCGCGCGCGCGGGCAAGGCCGAAGTCCGTGACCTTGGCGAGTTCGCCGCCCGCGATGAGCACGTTTGCGTTTTTGACATCCTGGTGGACGAGGCCGCGATCGTGCGCGTGTTGCAGGCCCCAGCACGTTTGAACGCCGAAGTCGCAGATGCGCGCGAGCGCTTTCGCCGGGCCGCCTTTATACAATCGCCCGCTTTGAATCCATTCCCAGAGCGTTCCGTCGTCAACGTATTCCGCGAAGACGCGCGGAATCCCGCCGAGCCGGCGCACGTAGTGGCAGCTCACGATGTGCGGATGGAGCCCGAGGTGGAGCCCGAGGTTCACCCAGGTTTCGCATTCCTGCTCGAAGTTAGCGGCGCCGTCGCCCCGGAGCACGATGCGCGCTTTGGGACTCTTCACGGCGAGCGGCATGTTCCACCCGCGGTGGATCACCTTATACACCTTACCCATGCCGCCTTCGCCAAGGAGCCCGGCCACCTCATAGAGTTCGAGGATGACATCGCCCTGCTTCCACTCGACGGGAACACCGTCGTTGGACATGCCGGCGAGAATGCGTTTTTCTTCTTCGGTGGGGCCCTCTTCGGAATACGGTACGGCGAGCTTCGGATCGACATTGATCGGCGAACCGCAGTGGGCGCATTTGCCGGCCTTGCCGAGCATGGACTGATCGACAACCAATCGTTTGCCACATGTGCAGGCAATAGCGTACAAACGGGATGGCATACTTAACCCCGGACCGTACCTTGAAGCAACCGTGTAAGATTATACCAGAAAGACTTATCGCTGCCACACTACAGTTCATCTGTCCGAAGCGAACGCGAAATGAAGCCAATACTTGTCCTGCTCGCGGGACCTAGCTGCGGAGGAAAGACCTCGATCGTGCGCGAAGTCCGGCGCCGCTTGCCTGAGGGTGCGTGCAGCGTTGTTGCCGTCGACGCGTACTACCGCGATCTCGCGCATCTGCAACCGGCCGAACGCGCCACGTCAAACTTCGATCATCCCGACTCGCTCGACTGGCCACTGTTGAAGGAACACGTCGCGCGTCTGCTCGATGGCGAATCGATTCTCGCGCCGACGTACGACTTTGCCAACCATACGCGCCGCCGCGAAGTGCTTGACATACCGAGCGCGCCGGTGATCGTCGTTGAGGGAATACTGGCGCTGTACGACGAGGAATTGAACGCGCTGGCGTCCGTCCGCGCGTACGTGGATGCGCCGGACCAATCGTGCCTCGATCGGCGCATTGGACGGGACACGACGGAACGGGGCCGCACGGCGGAGTCCGTTCGCGCTCAATTTGAGGCGACTGTTCTGCCGATGGCGGAGCAATTCGTCAAGTGCACAAGGGACCGCGCCGGCTTGATTTTGGATGGGACGCAACCAATCGACGGCTTGGCGCAACGCGTGCTCGAACTGGTCGAGGCCCGCCGACGGCGAGGACTACTTTGAGGCGAATGCCTCCAGCACCGGCCGGGCAATCCATGCGTCGGGCTGTTTAATTCCGAAGATGTACGCAATGGTGGCCGCCGTTTGATACGTGTCGACGGGCGCGGAAATCTCTTTGCCTGCCGCGATTCCTGGCCCGGCAATAATCCACGGAATCTCAATTTCGTCCATCGTGCTGCCGCCGTGACTCTTGTTTTTTCCGCCGTGGTCGGAAACGACAAGCACAATGGTCCGATCCGCAATGCTTGAGTTGTCCACAGCTTTGAGGATTTGGCCGATGAGGCGGTCTGCCTTCTCTACGGCGACGTTGTACTCCGTCGAACGCCAACCCGTTTCGTGGCCGGCGTGATCGACGTGATCGAGGTGAACGAACAGGAACGCCGGTTTGTGTTCGAGAATGTATTCGGACGCGCGCTGCGCGGTCAGGTCTTCAGTTTTCGGGTTCGCAATGAAATCGACCAGGTCTCTTTCCAATAAACGGCCAAAACCATCCCAATGGTGCAATACCGCGATGTGCGCGTCGGGCCTCTGCTCGCGCATAGCGGAAAAAATCGTGGGGAAAATACCGCCCGGGCCTTTGGCAACCGGCTCGATCTCGTGCTTGTCCGGCTGCCAGTCGTTCGATGTGACCCCATGCTGCTCCGGGCCCGCGCCCATGATCATGGACGCCCAATTCGAGCTGCTGCTCGTTGGCATCACCGCGCGCGCATGCATCGTATAGGCGCCGCGCCGCATCAGTGAGTCCAGGACAGGGGTTTCCGCCGCCTCGATACCGAACGGCGCCAACCCATCGACGCCAACGACAACTACGTGTTCGACACAGGCAACCTGAGCGCGAGCACTGCACGCCGCGAGCAGGAGGATTAGGTACGCGCGTGACATGAACTTCATCAGGGACCGCTCCATTCGGTTGACCAACCTGGCATTGGACTGTTAGGCCAATGTGAATTTCAGGAGATGGTAGTTCTTCTTTCCCGTTCGGACGACGGCGATGCGCGTTCCAACGAGCGCCGCATCCGTCAGCTTCGCGTCGTCCGCGGCGACCCGTTCGTTGTTGAGATACACCCCCCCACTCTGCACCAGCCGCCGAGCT
This sequence is a window from Candidatus Hydrogenedentota bacterium. Protein-coding genes within it:
- a CDS encoding protein kinase, which translates into the protein MPSRLYAIACTCGKRLVVDQSMLGKAGKCAHCGSPINVDPKLAVPYSEEGPTEEEKRILAGMSNDGVPVEWKQGDVILELYEVAGLLGEGGMGKVYKVIHRGWNMPLAVKSPKARIVLRGDGAANFEQECETWVNLGLHLGLHPHIVSCHYVRRLGGIPRVFAEYVDDGTLWEWIQSGRLYKGGPAKALARICDFGVQTCWGLQHAHDRGLVHQDVKNANVLIAGGELAKVTDFGLARARALVDPEADVANVSGDVTNVGMTRFYCSPEQANREKLSKKTDMWSWAMSMLEAFTVKVVWYRGTEGPAILAKFLEQSVNNPRMLPIPAPLAEVMKRCLDVDQDKRPESMNEIAGYTAEAYKVVTGQPYQRTQPRATEALANSLNNRALSLLDLGRGQHAEQTWATALKTDPQHPETTYNWGLHRWRTGRLSDDVLLARLNDIAKFHPKERMPMWLLAQVYMEQSEFRQAARLLRELAQAMPERRDIQDALRTSELNMQATRRMELNYEAHQDALTAIACSRDGKFILTGSEDNTIRMWDRATGVCVRAFEGHTNSITSVHFTFDAQIVMSSSEDRTIKLWNASNGSCLRTLEGHTAAVQDVAFSEDGHLALSASLDGTLRVWDVRERRCDQVIEGHHGGVLSVAMDPPALAAVSAGQDGTVKVWDVRARRCTHAIQGHEGPVHSIQMTDDTRLAISAGEDRALRVWHPGSGKLIAVFQGHQAPVRDVAISHDGHFAASCGLDKTVRLWEVATGRCLNTLTGHALETTGVCFPRDLKQLFSASRDKKAAAWCLGITKDGHVAPTMICQAVSSEAAQSMDKAFEQALASARKALESGDALAAANYVRHARSQPGRRRAPEAMSLWRELYTRLPRTSFNGAWEHAAISEIQEPISEICLTTGGRIGLVVSGKNTMATWDLIRVNQIQAFEKDTGSIESASMSFDGKWILTGAWEIKLWDALTGAHVRTFDRQSDIVNALAIGPDGKFAISAQARSVRLWETATGRAMGELQGHMADVNAVAWSSDGRLALTGGEDKRILVWEIATGKCLLALDGHQQPVLSCCFSFDGLFAVTGGGSIWQRPGEVKVWDLTTGQCVHTFEGHSDSVTSVDITADSRYVLSGSRDKTVKMWDMITGRHVYTFEGHGDGVETCSFTMDGRYMVSGGKDQTIRVWALDWAVEDHPPAPWDAGAEPIVRNFLVSCTPYAAELDPNKEASEKKIMQALTRRGYPKYGEADLNRLAFALGCGGYGWLHPKGVMKVVEQMASSWHLPKGLPERPGVEGGMAQTIMKRFFSR
- the udk gene encoding uridine kinase, with amino-acid sequence MKPILVLLAGPSCGGKTSIVREVRRRLPEGACSVVAVDAYYRDLAHLQPAERATSNFDHPDSLDWPLLKEHVARLLDGESILAPTYDFANHTRRREVLDIPSAPVIVVEGILALYDEELNALASVRAYVDAPDQSCLDRRIGRDTTERGRTAESVRAQFEATVLPMAEQFVKCTRDRAGLILDGTQPIDGLAQRVLELVEARRRRGLL
- a CDS encoding alkaline phosphatase, which codes for MKFMSRAYLILLLAACSARAQVACVEHVVVVGVDGLAPFGIEAAETPVLDSLMRRGAYTMHARAVMPTSSSSNWASMIMGAGPEQHGVTSNDWQPDKHEIEPVAKGPGGIFPTIFSAMREQRPDAHIAVLHHWDGFGRLLERDLVDFIANPKTEDLTAQRASEYILEHKPAFLFVHLDHVDHAGHETGWRSTEYNVAVEKADRLIGQILKAVDNSSIADRTIVLVVSDHGGKNKSHGGSTMDEIEIPWIIAGPGIAAGKEISAPVDTYQTAATIAYIFGIKQPDAWIARPVLEAFASK